The DNA window GATTTAAAAGCAGTGAATTCAGCCAAGCCGTGACAAAAACACCGTACATCTTCTTCACATTTAGTTTCTTCCACACTCTCCCAGAATTCTCCTCAGATACCTTTGTTGTCCATCACATACTAAACCCTCTGTCATGCACTTCTACTAGATTATGCAGCAAACAAACgggcacacacgcacaaaaacaTGGCTCACATTGAGGATGAGTGTCCACATCCAgtacacagcagcagcagactaaTGATGAGATCAGCCACCACATGTGCTCGTGTGCACCAGAACGGCAACGCTCTCCCGGTCAGCATCCCTAGCTTTGATCTGGTGGGGCTGGTAGGAGTGTGTGTTATTGTCTTACGTAATGCTTTTACATAAACCTCAGCATGCAGAAAGAGAGCTGTGTAGGGAGGGTGGGGGGTTTGCTGCACCATTACAAAGGGGATTCGCACTGCACCAAATCCTCCTACTACAACACATACATGCTCATGCACACCACAACACAAATATAGGCTTTTTTGTGGCAACATGTGTTTTCCTCAAAATGATGGGAACCTCCCTTTCATCTAAattcaggacacacacacacacacacacacacacacaggctccaTTTCCACGTGCATCAGCTATGCATCAGATGCCTGCCTTTGTCATCATATTGGTTCTCAAGTCTCTACATGTTGTTTCCCACTAGGCTCTAACAGCAGACAATAACACATTCATCAGGCTTTCATCAATCAGCAgtcaataaaatatattgataACCTATTACTTCCAAGCCAGGCGTCTCTCAGAGTGCAAAGCCACAACCACAGTGCCACACACTGCATGTCAACAAAAGCACTCCTGTTTCTCCCCATCTCTCCCACTCCCACCCAGCCAACTCCATGGGGATTTAAGCCACTGGGATGTGGggttgaaaagatggaggaggggagtcAAGGAGAGAAATCTATCTTTTGTTGCTCTTATTATACAAGTACACCCAGTGTCTGATCTTGAAGTGTATGGATGCTGAGTAAATGTGGTTAAAAAAGTCAGAAGCTCATCTGTCAGCGCAAACACAGTTTTattcattaaatatgaaaagtgGAAAGACTTCACACTGTGAACAGACatacggtaaaaaaaaaaaaaaaaacaaggaaaatatAATGTGCTTTCCATTGCAGCAGATGATTTAATAAAGACCCAAACAATAGAAAGAGTCGGTctggaaaagaaacaaaaggaaCTGAGCCAGGGGGCAGTGTCGTGACCTCTGTGGCTGATGTCACTATTCTGCATACAGTATGCCTTGTACCCAAAGGTTCAACTCTCATTTTAACTCTTCtatctcttattttgaaaaaagtggACTCTAGCTCTATTTAGACACACAACATTGTGGCATATGGACCATCAACCAAGGAAGTTTCAATACTTAAACACAATCTGATAAACATGAAATGCAGAATTACCTCTCCTTTACCAGTGTGTTGTCTCCTACagagtaaaatgtaaattttggactctttagGCAACTGTTTGGTCTACAATCCACAAGCATTaccactgctttaaaaaaagcattaaacaTATTCCCAGAAATACTTTAAAGGTTCAGATTGTTGCTGATTTAAATTACAAGTTACATTATGCAACCATCCCTTTCATTATCATTTCTACTAGAGGGTAATGAAATTAATCATTATAAATCATAACAACAGTGTAGGCAGAGAAAACATCAACCTCTTCTCCCCAAATAACCTTTAGCATGCCCTTAGTGTGTGCCATGACAGACACTAATGACAGACCTGGCTTCAGGTTACCCCATATCCTGTCCAACCCTATACCATCAGGAGGCTAAATAGATATCTGTACCCCGAGCAGTGTTGTGAATCAATCATCATATTCTAAATGAAATGGGAGGCTATCATGAACTAATATGACCCTCATGTGTCAATGCTCCTGTGGTTAGCCTTAGAGAAAACTTGCATCATCTCGAATGTCATGCTCTTTGAAAACCACTCTCTTTAACTGAAGGATAGGGAACATTCTGCTCCCTGTAACTTGTCTCACTGATTTACTGACAAAGGCCTTTTAAGACTATACACCCACTCATTCTTACAACAAGTGGTGCTTTGCAAGTCTGCATCACTGTGCAGTAGTttgtcttcagtttttttcagagcacatgggTCCTAGAAAACAAACTCCCCCACAAAAGAGGGACAAAGAAGGACAACAGACCATCACAGACAAATATATGCCGACCAATGATCTACATAATGTCAGGCTACATTCATATTCATACACAACTGTGGTGATTCCTAGAATTAAGTGTTTATCAGTACAAGAGCCAAAATAATAGTTAATTGTGTGACTCAAAAGTCTTTTACTTATCTCAAACCCTGACTGAAtttccttgtctttttttttgggtcacagcctattttaaaaacacttgcaGGCATATTCTGGTTCTCTAAAACTGGCTGACATCCACCTTGTAATCCATCCTATACAGCATGTtagtaaaaacataaaagaaagcAGAGTATTAAGAAGCTGGTGTGTGATCACAGTTTAAGGAAAAAGAACCccataaaaacagaatgaaatccatgaagaagaaaggaaccttgagaaaaaaagaaggtttttgtgcgtgtgtcattggagaagaaaaacatccagTGTAGCTACAAAGACAGTGCCAAAGGTTGaacagtgtgtgtaactaaaTCATTCAGCATTACTTGATGTTCCCTGACCTTTGTGCCTATGTGGCACTGCATGCACAGTATTGTGATTTGTGTGTTGTGATTGTGTTGCATTTTGTATGCGAGCGTTGTtcgtgtttttgtttgtattgaagCATCAGTGCAAGGGATCCCTCCTGGCTGGGTATTGCGATAGTTTGGTAGGTttccattggttactgaagagTTGTAAATCCCAGAGATTGACATCCCACGGATGTACTTTGTGTGATGCTGTGGATATTCTAGAGATCCATATGCAACAGGCTGAAGCCAAACGTAGtccattcataaaaaaagtAATCGGCCAGAACAGAGAAAAAACGTCCAtcttaagaaaagaaaactgggTCCAATTCTTCCACCTTTTTAGTTGCAAAGTAGGTAAGAAATAAAACTGTTTAATAATCATTTAAGAGTTCTTTTGTACATTTGCACATACAGCTTAATAAAGTGTGCGGTCAGAAGAAGACCATcttcaaaaagcaaaacatagatacagccaaacaaaaacagGTCGGTTATTCCAGGCTGCAGATACTGTTGAGATGCTGCGAAATGATAACTAGGGTTTTTTCTTTATACTTTGGCTCTAAGATAAAAGGATTAGGAGGTAATTTGTTACAGATTAGACAAGATGAAAAACTCAGGGAAAACAAATCTTTGATTAGATTAGGTCCTTTGGAGAAAATTGTGTTCTGCCATATGGTATTCCATAAGAAAAAATGTAAGAGACAAAAAGGtgctctgcttctgtttttcttgcagtgtgCAGTCGTGAACTGTCAAACTCTCAGCAGGTTGAGAGTTTTATTCCAGGAAAGTTACAAGGCAAAATTTGTCCATGGATTGTCAAGAGTCAACTTCCAAAGTTCCAGTGAAAGCTGTGAAGTTATAACCCAGCTTTTTGGAGTCTCCTCGTGACTTTCTCAAGTGAACAAAACCACTTATTCTATTCCACCCTGTCACAAGCCAAAACACTAAGGAATGAGAGCTTTAAAGATTGGAGAGGAATTTATAGGCTGTTAACTCTACAGCTCCACATTTTTCTTGGTCTGGGAAAACTTTTGGCTCTGCATAAACATCACTGAAGGGATGTAGACTCAAGTCCATAAGTTGGTAAGCAAAACCTGTTTGACAGGAATTACTTCTTGTTTGCAGGTCCTCTGTTTTGGTCGCCAGGTTTTCCCCCTGATCGACGCACCGGCACCTTGGAAACAGGGATTCTGGTGCGAGCAGGGGGTGGTGGTTCGGTCACTGGCTGAGGGGATTCGGCCTCTAGAACCGAGGAGAGGGCAGACTGGCTTGCagagtgggggggaggggtttgTCGGGAGCTCACTGGGATCTTTGATTCCCGTGGAAGGCTGGTGCTTCCTTTCATTGAcctgaaagaggaagaggaggaggacggagaAATGGTTTGGTTGGTGGGGCTCAGTTTGTATTCAGTGGATGGAGAGGGAGTACTGTTTAGACTTCCGTCTCTTTCATCCTCCCCTTCATCCTCATTGTAGAGGTCGTACAGATGGTCTCCAGAGCAGCTGTCTCGAGATAACGCCATGCTCTGGTTATGCTGCACCCCGCTCTCATCGGGTGTTGCTGTGGGTGTTGCTGAGGGTGTGTCCCAGTAGCCTTCATCACTAAGAGGCTCTTTATCACCAGGAGATGTTGGATGACGGACATGCGCATGAGGGATTGTTGGCTTTGCTGCCCGGCTCCCTGCTCCACCAACTACTGGAATCTTACTGAGCCCAAGTGCTTTCACCTTGGGTAGCTTCCGGTCTGCACTCCTGGAGGCGGAGGGCAGGTGGCTGCTGGCAAGGTTGGAGGTGGCACGAGGGGGATAAGTAGAAGTCGGGGTGGAAGAGGGAGGTTGGTGGGACCGAGGCAGGGCTGGGGAGTTATCACCTGTAGAGGGAAGCATGTGCCAGAGCCCCTGCATGTCTGCATCATCCACCCCCTCTGGACTTGCCATTTCTTCCCCTCCACCCATGTAGGCTACCACTCCGCTACCAGCTGGGTGCTGCTGGGGTGGAGGCGGTACTCTGGCCCGGGCTGGGAGGGAGGAAGGCACTGAGCTTGGGCAAACAGAGAACATGGGCTGGGTCAGCTGCGAAGATAAAGTGGTTCTGGAAGGGGAACAACGTGACGATGCACTTGTGATACCAACAACTCTCCCAACACTTGCACCCacagccccccctcctccaccaccactgctgctgctgctggtgccaCTTCCCCCATTCCCTGTTGGCCCCTCGTCCTCTGCATCAGCAATAATGTCCCCACAGCCCGTCAGTGAATCAAAGCTTTTCAGCGAAGTGACATCAGTGAAGAGGAGGGAGCAGAGTCGTTCCACCGAAGGCTCTGAGGGTGGGTCACCTGTGCTGCACCGATCCAAAGGTGGTGTAGCAAGGGAGGGGGTGAGGCTGGAGATTGATGCTTTGGCTTTTTGTATGGGAGGGTGGAGGGGTGAGTCAGTGGGTGTGTAAGGAAAAGGGGAGTCTGGCTCACCAGATGTCCCTGGCATGGCAACAGAGTGTGGAGGTGTCATGGTAACACTGGTAGTGGGAGTCTCAAGAGTATGTTCTGCCTCTGCATTCCCACAATCCTCTTGTTGATGATGGGGAGGGGGTTCAAGGGTGAGCATAATATCCTTCACCTTTTCAGAGTCAGCAGTATCCCCATCCTTACTTTGCTTCCCCTCCACTTCTTCCCCTTCTACCTCGTTTGTTTTTTCCTTGCGTCTCCATCGCATGCTGCTGAAAAACCCCTTTAAGCCTCTCCCTCTTCTGACAAGCCCCGCCCCTCCATTTTCACTTGATCTGAAACTTCCACGCCGGAGTAGGGAGAAGAAACTCAGTGATTTGCTGAGAGATCTCACCGGTCCTGCCTCCAGGCTGGGaagcccctcccctctctgtccATCGGTGTCGTTAGAACTCGTTAGTCCGTCGTGGGTTTTGCTCCTGACAAGCTCCACCGATGCTGCCGATCCATTTCCATTCAAAGAGTTCCCATTGTCAGAATTCCCATTGCTGTTCGTAGCCCCTTTGTttctgaaggaggagaagaagctgGCCATACTGGAGCCAGTGCGACGCTTTCCGAACAGTTTGAAGGCAGCTTTGTTGATCTTCCCTGTGGGCTGGGGGTCACACTGAGGGGCCACAGGCGGCTCCACACACTCCGACTGCACCTCCATTATCTAGCACTCTATCGTCCCACTCTATCGTCTCCCCCGAGCGCTCTAACTGCCCTTCTGTCCTTCTCTTTCTGACCACACATGCACTCaccctcactcactctctctctctccacccttcTGTCTGGTGCTCTTTCACTCCCACTCTGACTTGCTCAAACGTCTGCCTGctggttttctctctctgcctccctcactcccctccctctatttctctctctctctctctctctctctctctctttctctctaacaCACATGCTGTGTGCTGCTCCTTTCTGTATCCATGGCAACTGGGAGGGATAAGCAGCTTTCGTCAACGTTGGCGGGGCGCCAGTGTCTGTCCTCCACTCCCTCccccatcctcttcctcctctcttcctctacctTCCCTGTCACCAACGCACTTTTTGCTCTTTCCTATTCATCAATTTATAAGCCCTACATACTGTACACTGATTGCATCCCTGCCTGAATGTATGTGCAATAACTGTACGCCTCATGTTTTATTGAATAACTAGCGATGCATGCACACTGATGAATTAAGACGGATGAGACCTGAATTCAATGTTTATTtgtgagtttttgcagtgagtCATGAGACACAGTGTAATGGCTCATTATACTGTATAGCATGCGGCATACTTGTTggaattttattttgtttaaacaaGATGGGGGAAATCTAACAAGTGAATGGTGGCACCagttttgatttaataaaaaaatgttttccttggTAGATGTAGAGGTAGGGAATAATGTAACATTTTGTGCAGATAGTTGCTTGATATTACAGATATATCAAAATGAATTACTTTGTTTAGCTCTGTCTGCATGGCTGTATCCAGTAAGTGTGTACATGtatatgaatgaagtgtgtcAGATGAATTAAAGGAGTCAAGTACAAGACCTGCTGATAAACAGTATGAACAAAGGCCTAAGCTTGGATATGGATTCAGAAAAAAGGTTTCAGTGCTGTgacacgcaaacacacatacacatactagcgcgtgcacacacacacacacacacacacacacacacacacacacacacacacacacacacacacacacacacacacacacaacacacacagctcagacaTATAGGACATATGGTCCAAACTCTCTTCCATATGGACACACAGGACCAGGTGTCTGCTGACCATGACAACATTTCTAACTGTCATCCTATCagcctaagtgtgtgtgtgtgtgtgtgtatgtgtgtgtgggggggggggggggggtgtttaacCACTCATGAAATCAACACTACGTTTCTTTAGGATTAACTATGCTGTTAGTGATTACCTTGGCGATAGTTTCTACGGGTATTTAGAACAATGAACTGTTTACTAACTAGTGGGAAAGCTGTTCATAGCCCTAATGTGTTGCCTTGTATTGATTGTGCTATAGATATTTTAATATACGTCTAAAtatatgtttgaaataattgaaGTGTCACAATGCACTGATGAAACACGTGCAAATCAGCAGATTAGCCATGTTGGTGGAGCATTGCATGTTGGCATGATAAAAAGGAGAGCTTTTAAACAGATTCTCATTGTGTCTCTTACTAAGCCAATGCTTTTGAGGCATCTCTCCCAGAATATCCTATGTCATCCTCCCCTGCAGTGGATTCACCCAGAGTTCCCCATTTTCATGCTGAGTGCGATCCACCTTGGGTGCTCTTTTTCCAGCCTTTTCTATCCAACCCAACCCCCCATGAATCTTCCTGATTACCCCGACCCAGTTACAaatctcctctcccctccttcctcccacccctgttccttttctctctctctctctctctctcttctcctcctcctcctcctcagttgcTGTTGGCACAGGCTCTCCTCTTCCAGCCCACTGCTATCAAACAATGTCTGCATTCATCTGCCcaaggcaacacacacacacacacacacacacacacacacacacacacacacccacagacatgctcacacccacacaaacacatctgaggGCTTCCCCAGAGTGAAGCACTGGGGCAAATTTTCCTTATGCTTTCCCCTAATAGGAGAGGCAATCTGTCTGCTTGCCAGCCAGTCTGTCACCCAGTGTGCAGGTTTTCAGGTACATCAGATACTCCAGGCAATGCCCTGCAGCAGTGCTACAGGTCAGCTGGCTGCCGGGTGGACTTGAATCTGACACTGAGCAGCAGATGGCTGGCTATGAGGGGACACTCATGAGTAGGCTCAGTTATTACATGGAAAACAAAGGATTCTGCTGAGTTCTAGGAGTGGAAATAAACATGGCTATGATGCTTAAAACATGGTATGTAATGTTTGTAAATTCTGGTTATGAAGTCCGTTATCATAAATCTGTAAGTCTCTACAGTGCCCCAAATCTGTTTAACGGTGTTGAACCAGGTTACATTTAGTGGAAAACAATGGGGTTAAGTGGATTATACCTGTTTGTTTCTcagaaaaatctttaaaatggcGTACGTAAGATTAATTTTACAAATATTGGTCTAAACTGTGACAAAATGGAGTTGTTACCCCCTTATATGAAagcgttttgtttttctttctgcatgtttttagtcagtttagtctTTGTTTAAAGCAGCATGTGCTTTCTTTAGAACCACATCATTAATTTCTCCCTCTACTTACTTTGAGCAAGaagacagacacatgcacacaaggaATAGAAGTACACACCCTATTATCTTCACACatacttctccctctctcttctttccaCCCCCATCTGTCTAAATAGGGTTCCCGTTTCAGCCCCCTGAGTGAAGCTCAGGCACTAAGTGGAACAGTTAGAGgacattttctctctgtgcctgtccctctatctctctgtgttttctaatAATATGGCTTGTCTGAGTGTgccagcatgtgaatgtgtttatccCTTGCACTATGGCTGCATTTATCTGCTGAATGTGCTTGCCAACTCCACGTGCTGTGCTAGGAAAGTGCCTCTGGATGCAAATATTGATGTGTTGTTAAAAGCacgagtgtgtttgtttggcagAGCAATTGCAGGATATAATGCATACACACATGGATGAACATGCTATTTTAAAGATATTATTTTAACAAGCTGAGTTGTAAACCTTCTTAGCAACATCGTCAAGATATAAAAGTAACTCAAAGGCTAGTGGGATGCATTATTTTGATTACCACTGCAGCTAGGAGTGGCCCTCAGTCAAGTCCAGTCTGAAGTTTTCAATATTGTCTCAATATCGTGACGCAAAGATGATGATGCTCATCATCCAATTTCAGAATACTGACTATAATTAGATTACCGAAAAACACTATGGTGtctcaagagagagagagagagagaagttatTCATCAActtcaatctttatttaaaattgtaCTTATTTGCAAAACTCATGACATGAATATGGGGTAACAATATACAAAAAATCTGGAAATCAGCCCAAATGGTTACAGCCTCCACcaaaacacagttttatttacctttagGGTATGTACTTAATCATATACATTCTATGTATGATGCAAAAGGTTTGTTAATGATCCAAAGATGGaacagatgggttttttttgttatatgaTTCAGTCAAACAAACCTAACCCAGTACAGGAACATTCACTCAACATCATCACTACAGGACCAGGAAGAGGGGTCTTCCAGCTTCAGATTAAACTAagctttagtgtgtgtgtgtgtgtgtgtgtgtgtgtgtgtgtgtgtgtgtgtgtgtgtgtgtgtgtgtgtgtgtgtgtgtgtttggtatgtcggcacaaatgttcttgtttgtgtaagtgtgtgttaaGTATTAAACAGCCCAGGATTACCCCCTGTGCTCTTTTGTTACTTTAGTAATTAACAGGCTTATTACTTATTGTTAATAAGCCGTCTAAGCTCAGACTCCCCACTTTTACATTCCAAAGGCTGTAAACAACATCTATATGAGTGTTTTCAACCATATTCCTATAGCTCAAAGAACCATAACCCCTTCAGCTTGAAtttgattaataaaataaaagatcataATAtccaaaatatttcatttttgtccATACACCTGCTATATTTACCCATTCCCTGAACTACTTAGTGTCTGTCAGTGATGGCTTTGTTCCATTTAGGTGGGCCAATTAAAGAACCTTGAGCCATCAGTGATATCATTTCTGCCAAGGAAAAGGTCTACATGTGCTGCAACTGACTAATTATAGAGCGGCAATAACgatataattatataatttttcaaaaaaaatctgacactGTCTATACGTCTCAAAGTagaattaaataaattacacaAGAAAGCAAATAGGAGGTGCTGCTTCAAATGACAAATTATTCAAAGTGCTGATGACATGACATGATGTGGTTAGTTTGTCCACTGCCTGGTTTAGCAAAGGCATCATGCTCATTCAATTGCATTGAAATATAATGCAATACACCTCAACCTCCCGACCCCCAGACCGCCCTCCCTGTAGTCTATTTAGTCCAAAAGTTGCTGCATAAGATCGATTCACAGCAGCAGGTAAGCTTTTTTACTTTAGAGTGACAGGATTTAAGAGGTGGTGAAACTCAAGGGAGATTAAGGAagtgatttgataaatgaaaacatattaAGCAGTTATGATAATTGGATACATTTCTCATAATTTAGTTGTATTTATTCAAAGACTTTTCAGACTGACTGAGAAATAATACCCCATGTTCCTTTGATTATATAAAAACAGTGGATTAAAttccaaatgcaaaaaaaagaaaaaaaaatcatttttcttctacccccctcccccacccccagAAACAATTGTGGCTTGCATGACACACCTGTGGTCTAGGATATTGTTACACTACTGCAATGTAGTTAGAAaagccaaaaatattttttgtcatgGTAATTTATGAAGAAATTGGACTATGAACACAGGGTGATCATCTTGCTGAGTGCACAGTGTCAGAGCTCAGAAAGGATTAGTATGAGACCTTAGACAAAGGTCATAGCaagatataaagagagagagattgagagagagagagagagagagagagagagagagagagagagagagagagagagaaaccagcaTCTACATACAATGTGTGCATATTTGATAAAGTATGCATATGTATGTATGCACATAGACATTTTGCATGTGTACTAGATGTGTTTATAttgagagtaagtacaacattTGCTCCCTGCTTGCAGGAGTGTTCTGCAAGCGTGGCGTGCAGCACTCATCTGAATGATTCAGAGCCCTGGGAGAGCCCTCAGCAGCTCTACTGTGGAAGAGACTTCTCAAAGTTTAATGTGAGGTAACATGCACAAGTAGGCTACCGGAAGACTTCTCTAAAAGAGACATTAGTGATGCGCCACCAGAGGTGCGCTGAACTGATTGACGACTTTGTCACCAttccaaataaagaaaatattataATTGCTGCATTGTCAATGCACCTCTTCATTGAATTGGTACAAATGACCTCTGTTCAAGGAGTGTGAGGAGTGTTTCTCTTGTTATTAAACAGAACTAAAATTAATATTACAGCAATAAGACTGATctttcttgtgttattttgatGCCACCAGGTCATTTTGAATAATAATTAATTCATGCAAAAAATATACGTGGAAAGAGTGGGAAAAAGCTCTAGTTTAACACTTCTTAATGATGATTACTCTCcataaaaaataacatgaaaatgatAAAAGTGACAGTGTTTTTGCTTGCATGTACCCTATTCCTGACATCTCTGCGTGGATCCTCT is part of the Labrus mixtus chromosome 19, fLabMix1.1, whole genome shotgun sequence genome and encodes:
- the amer2 gene encoding APC membrane recruitment protein 2; its protein translation is MEVQSECVEPPVAPQCDPQPTGKINKAAFKLFGKRRTGSSMASFFSSFRNKGATNSNGNSDNGNSLNGNGSAASVELVRSKTHDGLTSSNDTDGQRGEGLPSLEAGPVRSLSKSLSFFSLLRRGSFRSSENGGAGLVRRGRGLKGFFSSMRWRRKEKTNEVEGEEVEGKQSKDGDTADSEKVKDIMLTLEPPPHHQQEDCGNAEAEHTLETPTTSVTMTPPHSVAMPGTSGEPDSPFPYTPTDSPLHPPIQKAKASISSLTPSLATPPLDRCSTGDPPSEPSVERLCSLLFTDVTSLKSFDSLTGCGDIIADAEDEGPTGNGGSGTSSSSSGGGGGGAVGASVGRVVGITSASSRCSPSRTTLSSQLTQPMFSVCPSSVPSSLPARARVPPPPQQHPAGSGVVAYMGGGEEMASPEGVDDADMQGLWHMLPSTGDNSPALPRSHQPPSSTPTSTYPPRATSNLASSHLPSASRSADRKLPKVKALGLSKIPVVGGAGSRAAKPTIPHAHVRHPTSPGDKEPLSDEGYWDTPSATPTATPDESGVQHNQSMALSRDSCSGDHLYDLYNEDEGEDERDGSLNSTPSPSTEYKLSPTNQTISPSSSSSSFRSMKGSTSLPRESKIPVSSRQTPPPHSASQSALSSVLEAESPQPVTEPPPPARTRIPVSKVPVRRSGGKPGDQNRGPANKK